One Colius striatus isolate bColStr4 chromosome 10, bColStr4.1.hap1, whole genome shotgun sequence genomic region harbors:
- the IVNS1ABP gene encoding influenza virus NS1A-binding protein, whose amino-acid sequence MIPNGYLMFEDENFIESSVAKLNALRKSGQFCDVRLQVCGHEMLAHRAVLACCSPYLFEIFNSDSDSHGISHVKFDDLNPEAVEVLLNYAYTAQLKADKELVKDVYSAAKKLKMERVKQVCGDYLLSKMDIQSCISYRNFASCMGDSRLLNKIDGYIQEHLLQISEQEEFLKLPRLKLEVMLEDNVGLPSNGKLYTKVINWVQRSIWENGDSLEDLMEEVQTLYYSADHKLLDGNLLDGQAEVYGSDDDHIQFVQKKPPRENDHKQISSSSSGSLSPNATGQSPKHEWKIIASEKTSSNTYLCLAVLDGVLCVIFLHGRNSPQSSPTSTPRLLKSLSFELQPNDVIEKAMSPMQYARSGLGTAELNGKLIAAGGYNREECLRTVECYDPQKDTWTFIAPMRTPRARFQMAVLMGQLYVVGGSNGHSDDLSCGEMYEPEIDDWTPVPELRTNRCNAGVCALNGNLYIVGGSDPYGQKGLKNCDVFDPVTKSWTSCAPLNIRRHQSAVCELGGYLYIIGGAESWNCLSSVERYNPENNTWTLLAPMNVARRGAGVAVRDGKLFVGGGFDGSHAVSCVEMYDPARNEWKMMGSMTTPRSNAGITTVANTIYAVGGFDGNEFLNTVEVYNPESNEWSPYTKIYKF is encoded by the exons ATGATTCCTAATGGGTATTTGATGTTTGAAGATGAAAACTTCATCGAGTCATCTGTTGCCAAACTAAATGCCTTACGTAAAAGTGGCCAGTTCTGCGATGTCCGTCTCCAG GTATGTGGACATGAGATGTTGGCACACCGAGCTGTGCTGGCTTGCTGCAGCCCCTATCTGTTTGAAATCTTCAATAGCGATAGCGACTCCCATGGAATTTCCCACGTTAAATTCGATGATCTCAATCCAGAGGCTGTGGAAGTTCTGTTGAATTATGCCTATACTGCTCA GTTAAAAGCTGATAAAGAACTGGTGAAAGATGTGTACTCTGCAGCTAAGAAGTTGAAGATGGAGAGAGTTAAGCAG GTTTGTGGTGACTATTTGCTGTCTAAGATGGATATTCAGAGCTGCATCTCTTACCGAAACTTTGCAAGCTGTATGGGAGACTCACGTCTGTTGAACAAGATCGATGGCTACATTCAGGAACACCTTTTACAGATTTCAGAACAGGAAGAATTTCTCAAGCTTCCAAGGTTAAAG CTCGAAGTAATGCTGGAAGACAATGTTGGCCTTCCCAGCAATGGCAAATTGTACACAAAGGTAATCAACTGGGTCCAGCGCAGCATCTGGGAGAATGGAGACAGCCTGGAAGATCTGATGGAAGAG gTTCAAACGCTGTACTACTCAGCTGATCACAAGCTGCTTGATGGAAATCTGCTAGATGGACAGGCTGAGGTGTATGGCAGTGATGATGACCACATTCAGTTTGTACAG AAGAAGCCACCACGTGAGAATGATCACAAGCAGATTAGTAGCAGCTCCTCTGGAAGTCTTTCTCCAAATGCTACTGGTCAGAGTCCTAAACACGAGTGGAAAATCATTGCTTCAGAGAAGACTTCGA GTAACACTTACCTGTGTCTCGCTGTTCTGGATGGTGTGCTGTGCGTGATCTTCCTGCATGGCCGCAACAGCCCTCAGAGCTCCCCCACAAGCACACCGCGCCTGCTGAAGAGCCTGAGCTTTGAGCTGCAGCCCAACGATGTGATTGAGAAGGCCATGTCTCCCATGCAGTACGCCCGCTCCGGCCTGGGCACGGCTGAGCTCAACGGCAAGCTCATCGCCGCAG GTGGCTATAACAGAGAGGAGTGTTTGCGCACGGTGGAGTGCTACGATCCGCAGAAGGACACGTGGACTTTCATTGCGCCAATGAGAACGCCCCGAGCTCGGTTCCAGATGGCAGTTTTAATG GGGCAGCTGTATGTTGTGGGTGGGTCAAATGGTCACTCGGATGACTTGAGCTGTGGAGAAATGTATGAGCCAGAAATAGATGACTGGACCCCTGTACCTGAGCTGAGAACCAATCGCTGCAATGCAG GAGTATGTGCCCTGAACGGAAATCTGTACATCGTTGGTGGTTCAGATCCTTATGGCCAAAAAGGCCTGAAGAACTGTGACGTGTTCGATCCTGTAACAAAATCTTGGACAAGCTGTGCTCCGCTTAACATCC GGAGACACCAGTCTGCGGTGTGTGAGCTGGGGGGATACCTGTACATCATTGGAGGGGCGGAGTCGTGGAACTGCCTGAGCAGTGTGGAGCGCTACAACCCCGAGAACAACACCTGGACCCTGCTGGCGCCCATGAACGTGGCtcggcggggcgcgggggtGGCCGTCCGCGACG GAAAACTCTTTGTGGGAGGAGGCTTCGACGGCTCCCACGCCGTGAGCTGCGTGGAGATGTACGACCCTGCCAGGAACGAGTGGAAGATGATGGGCAGCATGACCACCCCCAGGAGCAACGCTGGCATCACGACGGTGGCCAACACCATTTACGCCGTTGGGGGCTTTGATGGCAATGAGTTCTTGAACACGGTGGAGGTCTACAACCCCGAGTCCAACGAGTGGAGCCCCTACACCAAAATTTACAAGTTTTAA